TGTGCCCATGAAGGAGGATTATTTCTTATTGTAGGATCGGTTTTTGCAAAATCATAGCCTGTGAATTTGGTATAGAAATGCGTTACTACAACAAGGAGGACTATTGTAACAAACATATAAAAGCCTATCATAGCCAGTCTGTTATTTTTGAATTTGATTCTTATCTGTTGTGTCGGGGATAGAATAACTTCGTCTTTTTCACTGAAATTTTTGTCTTCTTCTTTAGCCATTTAAACCTTTCCTTCCCGAATCCTCGGATCTACGACCATATATCCTACATCTATAAAAATGTTACCCAATAATGTAAGAAGTCCAAAGAATAAGAGAACAGTCTGCAATACTGCTCTGTCCTTAAAGCCGTAAGCATAGTTCATCAGTAATCCCATTCCGGGATAAGCAAATATTTTTTCTACTATTATGGAACCGCCGAATAGTCCCGGTATGTATAAACCGATGAGGGTAACAACAGGTATTAAAGCATTTTGAAAGGCGTGGCGGTATATAACTACCTTTTCTGCAAGACCTTTTGCTCTTGCCGTTCTTATATAATCGGATTTTAAGATGTCTATCATAGCAGATCTTATATACCTGATTAGGCCTACAAGAGAGGTAAGAACTACTACCGTAACCGGTAATATGATATAATGCCAGCTGGGAAGAATTCCTCTAGGGTCCGACATACCTGAAAAGGGTAAAATTTGCATAAATATAACGAACATCATTATTAAAAGCAGAGCTAAAAAGAAAGAGGGCAGGGATATACCTATTATTGTTAAAACCGTTACGGTTTTATCAAAAAAACTATTCTTTTTTACTGCTGCCGTGATTCCTACCGGAATCGAAATTAAAAAGGCTAAAAGAAAGCCCCAAATATTTATTTTAAAAGATCTTCCAATATATGTACCTATAAATTCGTTTACAGGTTTATTGTATTTTATTGAATACCCGAATTCTCCTCGAAAAGTATCTCCCATCCATAAAAAATATCTTTCTACAGGGCCCTTATCGTATCCTAAAAATTTTCTCATATTTTCAATATATAGGGCTCTTTCTTCCGGCGTCATAGCCTTGGTCTTTTCTGGATCAAGCATTGCCAGTATGGGATCTCCAGGCATCAGGTTGATGAGTATAAATATAGCAACCGAC
The DNA window shown above is from Treponema denticola and carries:
- a CDS encoding ABC transporter permease — protein: MANNNVSGSKSLFEILFPYVRYIFKRLVSIIPVLIIMSVAIFILINLMPGDPILAMLDPEKTKAMTPEERALYIENMRKFLGYDKGPVERYFLWMGDTFRGEFGYSIKYNKPVNEFIGTYIGRSFKINIWGFLLAFLISIPVGITAAVKKNSFFDKTVTVLTIIGISLPSFFLALLLIMMFVIFMQILPFSGMSDPRGILPSWHYIILPVTVVVLTSLVGLIRYIRSAMIDILKSDYIRTARAKGLAEKVVIYRHAFQNALIPVVTLIGLYIPGLFGGSIIVEKIFAYPGMGLLMNYAYGFKDRAVLQTVLLFFGLLTLLGNIFIDVGYMVVDPRIREGKV